Proteins encoded within one genomic window of Actinoplanes octamycinicus:
- a CDS encoding sensor histidine kinase has protein sequence MNGYRWPAIVTALSGCLLLATQPASVGGGLSLVAPFGSDYYSGMPRAAAVVVVFPQVAAVVVALLLVRWWPWQLLAAGLLTAGTTLHVVPLPILAVPLTLSFTLIGVLAGAQGLIRDGVPRWGTAIAVVALGLRLFSAGLIGRGTMRHHDHQLFQATVVAVALFGVLAFAWRVRPGERGPRARPVIVAAATLFLVIPLSMVTRGQVAALLGIDSSVLFRHPWVENALAGGASLVLAAGLAAAAGLWSLGAALTMALAQAALGTPLLLAFFALEGQTAARWSGLLAGTAIGVLAAITRWRVAAAGTLSVLAATSLFIAYSATTGDPGRIGTQHRVVPALIILVVVVAAVTATAGATVPVLARRGSVPAMLGPVAGMMAASAALLLQATYLEGDGRPASDTLNAARHLNTSGVLLLVAGAAVGGLGLAHYLTERWAERKRAEEIRREAAAAERDRLARPIHDGVLQVLAMVQRQGAEPAAAGTALADLATLAGEQESALRRLLAGGGTLVPPVSRADGVDLRAALSELAGPGVEVATPAEAVPLPGDDGRELIAAVRAALDNVRRHAGPGAHAWLLLEDEGDGVRVTVRDDGAGIAPGRLAEAERDGRLGVAQSMRGRVADLGGTMTVDSRPGEGTEVEFWLPRRR, from the coding sequence ATGAATGGCTACCGATGGCCGGCGATCGTCACCGCTCTGAGCGGCTGCCTGCTGCTGGCCACCCAGCCGGCGTCGGTGGGTGGCGGGCTCAGCCTGGTCGCCCCGTTCGGCAGCGACTACTACTCGGGGATGCCCCGGGCGGCGGCCGTGGTCGTGGTCTTCCCGCAGGTCGCCGCGGTGGTGGTGGCGTTGCTGCTGGTCCGCTGGTGGCCGTGGCAGCTGCTGGCGGCCGGGCTGCTGACCGCCGGGACGACGCTGCACGTGGTGCCGCTGCCGATCCTCGCCGTGCCGCTGACCCTGTCGTTCACGCTGATCGGGGTGCTGGCCGGCGCGCAGGGCCTGATCCGGGACGGCGTGCCGCGGTGGGGCACGGCGATCGCCGTGGTGGCCTTGGGTCTGCGGCTGTTCTCCGCCGGGCTGATCGGCCGCGGCACCATGCGGCACCACGACCACCAGCTGTTCCAGGCCACCGTGGTGGCCGTGGCGCTGTTCGGGGTGCTGGCCTTCGCCTGGCGGGTGCGGCCCGGCGAGCGCGGTCCGCGGGCCCGGCCGGTGATCGTCGCGGCGGCCACCCTGTTCCTGGTGATCCCGTTGTCGATGGTGACCCGGGGCCAGGTCGCCGCCCTACTCGGCATCGACTCGTCGGTGCTGTTCCGGCACCCGTGGGTGGAGAACGCGCTGGCCGGCGGGGCGTCCCTGGTGCTGGCCGCCGGGCTGGCCGCGGCGGCCGGGCTGTGGTCGCTGGGCGCCGCGCTGACCATGGCCCTCGCCCAGGCCGCGCTGGGCACGCCGCTGCTGCTGGCCTTCTTCGCGCTGGAGGGTCAGACCGCGGCCCGCTGGTCGGGCCTGCTGGCCGGGACGGCGATCGGCGTGCTGGCCGCGATCACCCGCTGGCGGGTCGCCGCCGCCGGGACGCTGAGCGTGCTCGCCGCGACGTCGCTGTTCATCGCCTACTCGGCCACCACCGGCGACCCGGGCCGGATCGGCACCCAGCACCGGGTGGTCCCGGCGCTGATCATCCTGGTCGTGGTGGTCGCGGCGGTGACCGCGACGGCCGGCGCGACGGTGCCGGTGCTGGCCCGGCGCGGCTCGGTGCCGGCGATGCTGGGCCCGGTCGCCGGGATGATGGCGGCCAGCGCCGCGCTGCTGCTGCAGGCCACCTATCTGGAGGGCGACGGCCGGCCCGCGTCGGACACGCTGAACGCGGCCCGGCACCTGAACACCTCCGGTGTGCTGCTGCTGGTGGCCGGCGCCGCGGTCGGTGGTCTGGGGCTCGCGCACTACCTGACCGAACGCTGGGCGGAGCGGAAACGGGCCGAGGAGATCCGCCGGGAGGCGGCCGCCGCGGAGCGGGACCGGTTGGCCCGCCCGATCCACGACGGGGTGCTCCAGGTGCTGGCCATGGTGCAGCGGCAGGGCGCCGAGCCGGCCGCGGCCGGCACCGCGCTGGCCGATCTGGCCACGCTGGCCGGCGAGCAGGAGTCGGCGCTGCGCCGGCTGCTCGCCGGGGGCGGCACGCTGGTCCCGCCGGTGAGCCGGGCGGATGGCGTCGACCTGCGGGCGGCGCTGTCCGAGCTGGCCGGTCCGGGGGTCGAGGTGGCCACCCCGGCCGAGGCGGTGCCGCTGCCCGGCGACGACGGCCGGGAGCTGATCGCGGCGGTGCGGGCCGCGCTGGACAACGTCCGGCGGCACGCCGGTCCGGGCGCGCACGCCTGGCTGCTGCTGGAGGACGAGGGCGACGGCGTACGGGTGACGGTCCGGGACGACGGGGCCGGGATCGCGCCGGGCCGGCTCGCCGAGGCGGAACGTGACGGGCGGCTCGGCGTCGCCCAGTCGATGCGCGGCCGGGTGGCCGACCTGGGCGGGACGATGACCGTCGACAGCCGGCCGGGCGAGGGCACCGAGGTGGAGTTCTGGCTGCCACGCCGCCGTTGA
- a CDS encoding D-alanyl-D-alanine carboxypeptidase family protein: protein MLVHDTDRGAVEPVRRRDPVYAAATRMLAFALSPVAALVAPGRARQTACRWALAARFPAENLDGLAPAARAAFEAARTRALWRHGELIGLTSGHRDRDTQTALYLAEVRRCGSVAEARRWVLPPEESRHVAGTAMDVRPTEGARWLERHGALHGLYRVYDNEWWHFEYRPDGRPPRLPHPGAHRNLCHQR from the coding sequence ATGCTTGTGCACGACACGGATCGGGGTGCGGTGGAGCCGGTGCGCCGCCGCGACCCGGTGTACGCCGCCGCCACCCGGATGCTCGCCTTCGCGCTCTCGCCGGTCGCCGCCCTGGTCGCCCCCGGGCGGGCCCGGCAGACCGCCTGCCGGTGGGCGCTGGCCGCGCGCTTCCCGGCGGAGAACCTGGACGGGCTGGCCCCGGCCGCCCGGGCGGCGTTCGAGGCGGCCCGCACCCGGGCGCTGTGGCGGCACGGCGAGCTGATCGGCCTCACCTCCGGGCACCGGGACCGGGACACCCAGACCGCGCTGTACCTCGCCGAGGTGCGCCGCTGCGGCTCGGTGGCCGAGGCCCGGCGGTGGGTGTTGCCGCCCGAGGAGTCCCGGCATGTGGCCGGCACGGCGATGGACGTCCGCCCCACCGAAGGGGCCCGGTGGCTGGAGCGACACGGGGCGCTGCACGGCCTCTACCGGGTCTACGACAACGAGTGGTGGCACTTCGAGTACCGCCCGGACGGACGTCCGCCGCGCCTGCCACATCCGGGCGCACACCGGAATCTCTGTCATCAGCGATGA
- a CDS encoding molybdopterin oxidoreductase family protein — MADVTRTAYRTCPLCEAACGLELTVTGEEVTAVRGDREHVFSHGFICPKGATFGRLADDPDRLRRPLVRRPDGRHEEVSWDEAFAAVEAGLRPILERHGSQAVAAYLGNPNVHTMAGGLYLTPLLKALGTRAIFSASTVDQMPKHVSCGYLFGSPLAIPVPDLDRTDFLLMLGANPWESNGSLATAADFPGRLKAIQARGGRFVVVDPRRTRTADAADEHLFIRPGTDAFLLFGMVHTLFDEELTALGRLIPYVSGLDLVRELAVGFPPERVAAVCDVPAERIRGLARELAAAPTAAVYGRIGTCTVEFGTLTSWLVDVLNVLTGNLDRPGGVMFPLAAHLRQHTEPGGKGFTVGRWHSRVRGLPEVKGELPVAVLAEEIDTPGEGQVRALLTVAGNPVLSTPNSGRLDRALAGLEFMVSVDPYLNETTRHADVILPPLDPTRKGHYDFSFLALAVRNFAAYSPPVLAAEPDTLDECDILARLIQIVTGRPGDLHEQLLGGALRKVADVLGQEADDLRKKVVGDGPAERLLDVALRTGAYGDWFGAVPDGLSLQRLLDAPHGVDLGALKPRIPEVLRTPSGTIELCTPPLAAETARLREALDRPRPGLVLIGRRHLRSNNSWMHNVPALVKGRDRCTLQVHPDDAARLTLADGASAEVTSRAGSLSARVEVTDQVMPGVVSLPHGWGHDLPGVRLAVAAAHPGVNSNVLTDELVVDPLSGNAVLNGIPVEVKPV, encoded by the coding sequence ATGGCCGACGTGACCCGCACGGCGTACCGCACCTGTCCGCTCTGCGAGGCCGCCTGCGGCCTGGAGCTGACCGTCACCGGGGAGGAGGTCACCGCGGTCCGCGGCGACCGGGAGCACGTCTTCAGCCACGGGTTCATCTGCCCGAAGGGCGCGACCTTCGGGCGGCTCGCCGACGACCCGGACCGGTTGCGCCGGCCGCTGGTGCGGCGACCGGACGGGCGGCACGAGGAGGTCTCCTGGGACGAGGCGTTCGCCGCGGTGGAGGCCGGGCTCCGGCCGATCCTGGAGCGGCACGGGTCGCAGGCCGTCGCCGCCTACCTGGGCAACCCGAACGTGCACACGATGGCCGGCGGCCTCTACCTCACCCCGCTGCTCAAGGCGCTCGGCACCCGCGCCATCTTCTCCGCCAGCACCGTCGACCAGATGCCCAAGCACGTCTCCTGCGGCTATCTGTTCGGCAGCCCGCTCGCCATTCCGGTTCCCGACCTGGACCGCACCGACTTCCTGCTGATGCTCGGCGCCAACCCGTGGGAGTCGAACGGCAGCCTGGCCACCGCCGCCGACTTCCCCGGCCGCCTCAAGGCGATCCAGGCCCGCGGCGGCCGGTTCGTGGTGGTCGACCCGCGTCGCACCCGGACCGCCGACGCCGCCGACGAGCACCTGTTCATCCGGCCGGGGACCGACGCGTTCCTGCTCTTCGGGATGGTGCACACCCTGTTCGACGAGGAGCTGACCGCGCTCGGGCGGCTCATCCCGTACGTCAGCGGGCTTGACCTGGTCCGTGAGCTGGCCGTGGGCTTCCCGCCGGAGAGAGTCGCCGCGGTCTGTGATGTTCCCGCGGAGCGGATCCGCGGGCTGGCCCGCGAGCTGGCGGCGGCGCCGACCGCGGCGGTCTACGGGCGGATCGGCACCTGCACGGTCGAGTTCGGCACGCTGACCAGCTGGCTCGTCGACGTGCTGAACGTGCTGACCGGCAACCTGGACCGGCCCGGCGGGGTGATGTTCCCGCTCGCCGCGCACCTGCGGCAGCACACCGAGCCGGGCGGCAAGGGCTTCACCGTCGGCCGCTGGCACAGCCGGGTCCGCGGCCTGCCCGAGGTGAAGGGCGAGCTGCCGGTCGCGGTGCTGGCCGAGGAGATCGACACGCCGGGCGAGGGGCAGGTCCGGGCGCTGCTCACCGTCGCCGGGAACCCGGTGCTGTCCACCCCGAACAGCGGCCGCCTGGACCGCGCGCTGGCCGGCCTGGAGTTCATGGTCAGCGTCGACCCTTACCTGAACGAGACCACCCGGCACGCCGACGTGATCCTGCCGCCGCTGGACCCGACCCGGAAGGGGCACTACGACTTCTCCTTCCTGGCGCTCGCGGTGCGGAACTTCGCCGCCTACTCGCCGCCGGTGCTCGCCGCCGAGCCGGACACCCTGGACGAGTGCGACATCCTGGCCAGGCTGATCCAGATCGTCACCGGCCGTCCCGGCGATCTGCACGAGCAGCTGCTCGGCGGCGCCCTCCGGAAAGTCGCCGACGTGCTCGGCCAGGAGGCGGACGACCTGCGGAAAAAGGTGGTCGGCGACGGGCCGGCCGAGCGGCTGCTGGACGTGGCGCTGCGCACCGGGGCCTACGGCGACTGGTTCGGCGCGGTCCCCGACGGGCTCTCCCTGCAGCGGCTCCTGGACGCCCCGCACGGTGTCGACCTGGGCGCGCTGAAACCGCGGATCCCGGAGGTGCTGCGCACCCCGAGCGGCACCATCGAGCTGTGCACGCCGCCGCTGGCCGCCGAGACCGCGCGGCTCCGCGAGGCCCTCGACCGGCCGCGGCCCGGACTGGTTCTGATCGGGCGCCGGCATCTCCGGTCGAACAACAGCTGGATGCACAACGTGCCGGCGCTGGTGAAGGGCCGGGACCGCTGCACGCTGCAGGTCCACCCGGACGACGCGGCCCGGCTCACCCTGGCCGACGGGGCGTCGGCCGAGGTGACCTCGCGGGCCGGGTCGCTGTCCGCCCGGGTCGAGGTGACCGATCAGGTGATGCCCGGGGTGGTGAGCCTGCCGCACGGGTGGGGGCACGATCTGCCGGGCGTGCGGCTCGCGGTCGCGGCGGCCCATCCCGGGGTCAACTCCAACGTGCTGACCGATGAGCTGGTGGTCGATCCGCTCTCCGGCAACGCGGTGCTCAACGGCATTCCGGTCGAGGTCAAACCCGTTTGA
- a CDS encoding MerR family transcriptional regulator, translated as MFGDDDYPAYTMGRAAEIVGASQDFLRRLDEEKLITPFRSAGGHRRYSRHQLRLAARAREMVDQGTALEAACRIISLEDQLEAALEENRKLQRDRSSETA; from the coding sequence ATGTTCGGAGACGACGACTACCCCGCCTACACGATGGGCCGCGCCGCCGAGATCGTCGGCGCCTCGCAGGACTTCCTGCGCCGGCTCGACGAGGAAAAACTGATCACCCCGTTCCGGTCGGCCGGTGGTCACCGCCGGTACTCCCGCCACCAGCTGCGGCTGGCGGCGCGGGCACGCGAGATGGTGGACCAGGGCACGGCTCTGGAGGCGGCCTGCCGGATCATCAGCCTCGAGGATCAGCTCGAGGCAGCCCTGGAAGAAAACCGCAAACTGCAACGCGACCGGTCGTCGGAGACGGCCTGA
- a CDS encoding MarR family winged helix-turn-helix transcriptional regulator — MTLATAHESADDSPGLLLWQVTNRWQAAQRAALKPFDITHVQFVLLATLTYLQASGPVTQKALAGMAATDPMMTSQVLRTLESRNLVHRPPDPADRRARAVAVTEAGRDLANRAVVAVEACDAAFFADLGGALPGFVTALRTLRRS, encoded by the coding sequence ATGACCCTGGCAACCGCGCACGAGAGCGCCGACGACAGCCCCGGCCTGCTGCTGTGGCAGGTCACCAACCGCTGGCAGGCCGCCCAGCGGGCCGCGCTGAAGCCGTTCGACATCACCCACGTCCAGTTCGTCCTGCTGGCCACCCTCACCTACCTGCAGGCCTCCGGCCCGGTGACCCAGAAAGCCCTGGCCGGCATGGCCGCCACCGACCCGATGATGACCTCCCAGGTGCTCCGCACCCTGGAGTCCCGCAACCTGGTGCACCGCCCCCCGGATCCGGCAGACCGCCGAGCCCGAGCCGTCGCCGTCACCGAAGCCGGCCGCGACCTGGCCAACCGCGCCGTCGTCGCCGTCGAAGCCTGTGACGCCGCCTTCTTCGCGGACCTCGGGGGCGCGCTGCCCGGTTTCGTCACCGCCCTGCGCACCCTCCGCCGAAGCTGA
- a CDS encoding EVE domain-containing protein, protein MNHWLGVVCRDHVQRGVRLGIAQLDHGKRSGLARLAPGDWLVYYSPRTSLRDGEPLQAFTALGEVPDGEIWQADEGDFHPWRRRIDYLPDVIETPVRSLRLDLTAQPGWGAQLRRGLVPLTDGDFTRIRTAMLADRAAA, encoded by the coding sequence ATGAACCACTGGCTCGGCGTGGTGTGCCGGGACCACGTCCAGCGGGGCGTCCGGCTCGGGATCGCCCAGCTCGACCACGGCAAGCGCAGCGGGCTGGCCCGCCTGGCACCCGGCGACTGGCTGGTCTACTACTCGCCGCGGACCAGCCTGCGCGACGGCGAGCCGCTGCAGGCGTTCACCGCGCTCGGGGAGGTCCCCGACGGCGAGATCTGGCAGGCCGACGAGGGCGACTTCCACCCGTGGCGGCGCCGGATCGACTACCTTCCGGACGTGATCGAGACACCGGTCCGCTCGCTGCGCCTGGACCTCACTGCCCAGCCCGGCTGGGGCGCCCAGCTGCGCCGCGGCCTGGTCCCCCTCACCGACGGCGACTTCACCCGCATCCGCACCGCCATGCTGGCCGACCGGGCGGCGGCATGA
- a CDS encoding acyl-CoA dehydrogenase gives MLFNPNTSDFDQFDPETRRLLRATVDFFEERGKKALIERYINRSWYDDFLAFSAKEGLFATFLTPSSDGSGAKRWDTARNAALSEILGFYGLDYWYVWQVTVLGLGPVWQSANQAARAQAAELLDDGHVMAFGLSERSHGADIYSTDMVLTPTDSGYVANGTKYYIGNGNVAGLVSVFGKTTDGYVFFKADSRHPAYHLIKNVVNKQMYVSTFELRDYPVREEDVLHTGQAAFDAALNTVNIGKFNLCTAAIGICEHAMYEAVTHAHRRILYGKPVTDFPHVRRELADAYVRLVAMKLFSDRAVDYFRSAGPDDRRYLLFNPMTKMKVTTEGERVIDLMWDVIAAKGFEADTYFDKAAMDIRGLPKLEGTVHVNLALILKFMPNYLHHPAAFDEVPTRTDASDDEFLFRQGPARGLGAIRFHDWRIAYDRFADLPNVAEFRQQADALCELDVAKEQHADLDFLLSVGQLFALVVYGQLILEQAELTGLDRHLLDEIFAVLVRDFSAHATDLHGKTATTAEQAAWALANVRRPVADEARTAAVWEQVLSLVGAYEMRP, from the coding sequence GTGCTGTTCAACCCGAACACGTCCGACTTCGATCAGTTCGACCCGGAGACCCGGCGGCTGCTGCGGGCCACCGTCGACTTCTTCGAGGAGCGCGGCAAGAAGGCGCTGATCGAGCGGTACATCAACCGCTCCTGGTACGACGACTTCCTCGCCTTCTCCGCCAAGGAGGGGCTGTTCGCGACGTTCCTGACGCCGTCCTCCGACGGCTCCGGGGCCAAGCGGTGGGACACCGCCCGCAACGCCGCGCTCAGCGAGATCCTCGGGTTCTACGGCCTCGACTACTGGTACGTCTGGCAGGTCACCGTGCTCGGGCTCGGCCCGGTCTGGCAGAGCGCCAACCAAGCAGCTCGTGCGCAGGCCGCCGAGCTGCTCGACGACGGTCACGTGATGGCGTTCGGCCTGTCCGAGCGCAGCCACGGGGCGGACATCTACTCGACGGACATGGTCCTGACGCCCACCGACTCTGGATATGTCGCCAACGGCACGAAGTACTACATCGGCAACGGAAATGTCGCCGGGCTGGTGTCGGTGTTCGGCAAGACCACGGACGGCTACGTCTTCTTCAAGGCCGACAGCCGCCACCCGGCCTACCACCTGATCAAGAACGTCGTGAACAAGCAGATGTACGTCAGCACGTTCGAGCTGCGCGACTACCCGGTGCGTGAGGAGGACGTCCTGCACACCGGGCAGGCCGCCTTCGACGCCGCGCTGAACACGGTCAACATCGGCAAGTTCAATCTGTGCACCGCCGCGATCGGCATCTGCGAGCACGCCATGTACGAGGCGGTCACCCACGCGCACCGCCGGATCCTCTACGGCAAGCCGGTCACCGACTTCCCGCACGTGCGGCGGGAGCTGGCCGACGCGTACGTCCGGCTGGTCGCGATGAAGTTGTTCAGCGACCGGGCCGTCGACTACTTCCGCTCGGCCGGCCCGGACGACCGGCGCTACCTGCTCTTCAACCCGATGACCAAGATGAAGGTGACCACCGAGGGCGAGCGGGTCATCGACCTGATGTGGGACGTGATCGCGGCCAAGGGCTTCGAGGCGGACACCTACTTCGACAAGGCCGCGATGGACATCCGCGGCCTGCCGAAACTCGAGGGCACGGTGCACGTCAACCTGGCGCTGATCCTCAAGTTCATGCCGAACTACCTGCACCATCCGGCCGCGTTCGACGAGGTGCCGACCCGGACCGACGCCTCGGACGACGAGTTCCTGTTCCGGCAGGGGCCGGCCCGCGGGCTCGGCGCGATCCGCTTCCACGACTGGCGGATCGCCTACGACCGGTTCGCCGACCTGCCGAACGTGGCCGAGTTCCGCCAGCAGGCCGACGCGCTGTGCGAGCTGGACGTCGCCAAGGAGCAGCACGCCGACCTGGACTTCCTGCTCTCGGTCGGGCAGCTGTTCGCGCTGGTCGTCTACGGCCAGCTGATCCTGGAGCAGGCCGAGCTGACCGGCCTGGACCGGCACCTGCTCGACGAGATCTTCGCGGTGCTGGTCCGCGACTTCTCGGCGCACGCGACCGACCTGCACGGCAAGACCGCGACCACCGCGGAGCAGGCGGCGTGGGCGCTCGCGAACGTGCGCCGGCCGGTCGCCGACGAGGCACGCACCGCGGCGGTCTGGGAGCAGGTTCTGTCCCTGGTGGGCGCCTACGAGATGCGCCCCTGA
- a CDS encoding PadR family transcriptional regulator, whose product MALEHAILVSLLEQPGSGYELARRFERSIGRFWTATHQQIYRVLKRMEADGWVTAVEVGQEGKPDKRTFSVSAAGRAELTGWLHEPVQPEAVRHDLAVKVRGAAFDDPAGRATLIDEVVRYRAEHEELLARYLAGEKRDFPDVSSLSAGDRLQHVVLRGGIAYERMLLDWLDEVLTTLRHLREES is encoded by the coding sequence ATGGCGCTGGAGCACGCGATCCTGGTCTCCCTGCTGGAGCAGCCCGGATCCGGATATGAGCTGGCCCGCCGGTTCGAGCGGTCCATCGGCCGGTTCTGGACCGCCACCCACCAGCAGATCTACCGGGTGCTGAAGCGGATGGAGGCGGACGGCTGGGTCACCGCGGTCGAGGTCGGCCAGGAGGGCAAGCCGGACAAGCGGACCTTCTCGGTCTCCGCGGCCGGGCGGGCGGAGCTGACCGGGTGGCTGCACGAGCCGGTGCAGCCCGAGGCGGTGCGGCACGATCTCGCGGTCAAGGTGCGCGGCGCCGCCTTCGACGACCCGGCCGGGCGGGCCACGCTGATCGACGAGGTGGTCCGGTATCGCGCGGAGCACGAAGAGCTGCTGGCCCGCTACCTGGCCGGCGAGAAACGCGACTTCCCCGATGTTTCGTCATTGAGCGCCGGTGACCGGTTGCAGCACGTCGTGCTGCGCGGCGGCATCGCCTACGAGCGGATGCTGCTCGACTGGCTGGACGAGGTCCTCACCACGCTCCGTCATCTCCGAGAGGAATCCTGA
- a CDS encoding oxygenase MpaB family protein, with protein sequence MEDGLFPADAVVRRVAGESLLLAGGGRATLLQIAHPAVAQGVYEHSDFAERPLDRLRTTLSYVYAVLFGTRAEALAVSRAVTTLHRRVVGPGYDAGDPGLQVWVNATLFDTATLLHQRLFGPLPPADLDVCYQQYSVLATSIGCPEDAWPADRDAFGRYWDQMIRTLPVGAPAREIATALLRPRNLPVALRPGIPLHRFVTVGLLPAPIRAGYGFTWSARQQRRLDRALSVTSAVYPRLPVRLRHGLKDHYLRDLRQRMAGRRQPRWTPRSPSGAPTPPGA encoded by the coding sequence ATGGAGGACGGTCTCTTTCCCGCCGACGCGGTGGTCCGCCGGGTGGCGGGCGAGAGTCTGCTCCTGGCCGGCGGCGGCCGGGCGACCCTGTTGCAGATCGCGCACCCCGCCGTCGCCCAGGGGGTGTATGAGCACAGTGACTTCGCCGAGCGCCCGCTGGACCGGCTGCGGACCACGTTGAGCTACGTCTACGCGGTCCTGTTCGGCACCCGGGCCGAGGCCCTCGCGGTCAGCCGGGCGGTCACCACCCTGCACCGCCGGGTGGTCGGCCCCGGGTACGACGCCGGCGACCCCGGCCTGCAGGTGTGGGTCAACGCCACGCTGTTCGACACCGCGACCCTGCTCCACCAGCGCCTCTTCGGGCCGCTGCCGCCGGCCGACCTGGACGTCTGCTACCAGCAGTACAGCGTCCTGGCCACCTCGATCGGCTGTCCCGAGGACGCCTGGCCGGCCGACCGGGACGCCTTCGGGCGCTACTGGGACCAGATGATCCGGACGCTCCCGGTCGGTGCGCCGGCCCGGGAGATCGCCACCGCCCTGCTCCGCCCGCGGAACCTGCCGGTCGCGCTGCGTCCCGGCATCCCGCTCCACCGGTTCGTCACCGTCGGGCTGCTGCCCGCGCCGATCCGGGCCGGTTACGGCTTCACCTGGTCGGCGCGACAGCAGCGGCGGCTCGACCGCGCCCTGTCCGTCACCTCGGCCGTCTATCCCCGCCTGCCGGTGCGTCTGCGGCACGGGCTCAAGGACCACTACCTGCGCGATCTTCGACAGCGAATGGCTGGAAGGAGACAACCTCGATGGACTCCTCGCTCGCCCAGCGGTGCGCCGACACCGCCCGGGGCCTGA
- a CDS encoding AMP-dependent synthetase/ligase has product MDSSLAQRCADTARGLTVPALLHRNATEFGDLPALSTLGAPGTLTWRELRDRVAATARGLAELGLGAGDRMLIMMSSRVEHWLVDLAAVHLGAIPSTVYATLAPAQLNYLAQHSGARILVLEDEADLAKWEPLPEHVEHVLLLDRDLPRLAAQPADPETFEKTWRAVQPDQPVTLLYTSGTTGDPKGVVLTHHNVIYQSVVLEATVETPDHAPSLAYLPLAHIAERMLGVYNAIYRAGHVTICPDPAQLLAGLIAVRPISFFGVPRIWEKFVAGIQAQLAAADPAVRNAVDTAREVALQAYKLREAGQPLPPELATRLDLVDTRVLRPLRARLGLDNVVWPGSGAAPIPVEVLLYLAGIGIDVLEVWGMTETTGTATLNTPGSFRTGSVGRVNPGMELKLAEDGEILVRGPLVCAGYLRPDGGVEPVTDADGWLATGDVGTLDADGFLTITDRKKELIINSAGKNIAPAQIENLLRAHPLIAQAVAIGDRRPYVTALIVLDEETVPAWAARQGITAATLEALATDPALLAEITAAVRAANDRLSRPEQVKRFHVLPTGWTPETGELTPTLKLRRRVVQDRYADAIDALYAG; this is encoded by the coding sequence ATGGACTCCTCGCTCGCCCAGCGGTGCGCCGACACCGCCCGGGGCCTGACCGTTCCCGCTCTGCTGCACCGCAACGCCACCGAGTTCGGCGACCTGCCGGCGCTCAGCACGCTCGGGGCGCCCGGCACGCTGACCTGGCGCGAACTGCGCGACCGGGTCGCCGCCACCGCCCGCGGCCTGGCCGAACTCGGCCTCGGCGCCGGCGACCGGATGCTGATCATGATGTCCAGCCGGGTCGAGCACTGGCTGGTCGACCTGGCCGCGGTGCACCTCGGGGCGATCCCGTCCACCGTCTACGCCACCCTCGCGCCGGCCCAGCTCAACTATCTGGCCCAGCACAGCGGCGCCCGGATCCTGGTTCTGGAGGACGAGGCCGACCTGGCCAAGTGGGAACCGCTGCCGGAGCACGTGGAGCACGTCCTGCTGCTGGACCGGGACCTGCCCCGGCTGGCCGCGCAGCCGGCCGACCCGGAGACCTTCGAGAAGACCTGGCGGGCCGTCCAGCCGGACCAGCCGGTCACCCTGCTCTACACCTCGGGCACCACCGGCGACCCGAAGGGCGTGGTGCTCACCCACCACAACGTGATCTACCAGTCGGTGGTGCTGGAGGCGACGGTGGAGACACCGGACCACGCGCCGTCGCTGGCCTACCTGCCGCTCGCGCACATCGCGGAACGGATGCTCGGCGTCTACAACGCGATCTACCGGGCCGGGCACGTCACCATCTGCCCGGACCCGGCACAGCTGCTGGCCGGGCTGATCGCGGTCCGGCCGATCTCGTTCTTCGGGGTGCCGCGGATCTGGGAGAAGTTCGTGGCCGGCATCCAGGCCCAGCTCGCCGCGGCCGACCCGGCGGTCCGCAACGCCGTCGACACCGCCCGCGAGGTGGCGTTGCAGGCCTACAAGCTGCGCGAGGCCGGGCAGCCGCTGCCGCCCGAGCTGGCCACCCGGCTGGACCTGGTGGACACCCGGGTGCTGCGGCCGCTGCGCGCCAGGCTCGGTCTGGACAACGTGGTCTGGCCGGGCAGCGGGGCCGCCCCGATCCCGGTCGAGGTGCTGCTCTACCTGGCCGGCATCGGCATCGACGTGCTCGAGGTCTGGGGGATGACCGAGACCACCGGGACCGCCACGCTCAACACCCCGGGCAGCTTCCGGACCGGCTCGGTCGGCCGGGTCAACCCGGGCATGGAACTCAAGCTGGCCGAGGACGGCGAGATCCTGGTCCGCGGGCCGCTGGTCTGCGCCGGCTACCTGCGGCCGGACGGCGGCGTCGAGCCGGTCACCGACGCGGACGGCTGGCTGGCCACCGGGGACGTCGGCACGCTGGACGCCGACGGCTTCCTGACCATCACCGACCGGAAGAAGGAACTGATCATCAACTCGGCCGGGAAGAACATCGCCCCGGCCCAGATCGAGAACCTGCTGCGCGCCCACCCGCTGATCGCCCAGGCGGTCGCGATCGGCGACCGCCGGCCGTACGTCACGGCGCTGATCGTGCTGGACGAGGAGACCGTCCCGGCCTGGGCGGCCCGGCAGGGCATCACCGCGGCGACCCTGGAGGCCCTCGCCACCGACCCGGCCCTGCTCGCCGAGATCACCGCCGCGGTCCGTGCGGCCAACGACCGGCTGTCCCGCCCCGAGCAGGTGAAACGCTTCCACGTCCTGCCGACCGGCTGGACCCCGGAGACCGGCGAATTGACCCCGACCCTGAAACTGCGCCGCCGCGTCGTCCAGGACCGCTACGCCGACGCCATCGACGCGCTCTACGCGGGGTAG